In one Umezawaea sp. Da 62-37 genomic region, the following are encoded:
- a CDS encoding ferredoxin: MKITADVGRCVGAGQCVLTEPALFDQSEDDGTVIVLVDEPEGVLLDHAREAVRVCPSQAISLSG, from the coding sequence ATGAAGATCACCGCCGATGTCGGGCGCTGCGTGGGCGCCGGGCAGTGCGTGCTCACCGAGCCCGCCCTCTTCGACCAGAGCGAGGACGACGGCACGGTGATCGTGCTCGTCGACGAGCCGGAGGGCGTGCTGCTCGACCACGCCCGCGAAGCGGTGCGCGTCTGCCCGAGCCAGGCCATTTCCCTGTCCGGGTGA